One window of Papaver somniferum cultivar HN1 chromosome 9, ASM357369v1, whole genome shotgun sequence genomic DNA carries:
- the LOC113312253 gene encoding protein AE7-like: MVQGLYNTNPVVYERKERCRRYLVVPADVDEHSIDPIDQLEVFDHIRDIKDPEYPYSLEELKVVTEDSVEINDSHSHVRVTFTPTKEGCPMVSTIGLCLRVKLMRSLPSRYKVDVRVAPGTHANEAAVNKQLNDKERVAAALENPGLGQMIDQCLAPTYE; the protein is encoded by the exons ATGGTTCAGGGATTATATAACACAAACCCTGTTGTTTATGAAAGAAAGGAACGCTGCAGACGTTACTTGGTAGTGCCTGCTGATGTTGATGAACACTCTATTGACCCTATCGATCAACTAGAAGTTTTTG AtcatatcagagatataaaagatCCAGAGTATCCTTATTCCTTGGAAGAACTGAAAGTTGTCACGGAGGATTCTGTTGAAATAAATGATAGTCATAGCCATGTCAG GGTCACATTTACTCCTACAAAAGAAGGTTGCCCTATGGTTTCAACTATTGGACTTTGCTTACGTGTAAAACTTATGCGCAGTCTACCTTCTCGTTACAAG gtggATGTTAGGGTGGCACCAGGGACTCATGCAAATGAAGCTGCAG TAAACAAACAATTGAATGATAAAGAACGGGTGGCAGCAGCATTGGAAAACCCTGGCTTGGGACAGATGATTGATCAGTGTTTGGCTCCTACTTACGAATGA